Within the Dryobates pubescens isolate bDryPub1 chromosome 2, bDryPub1.pri, whole genome shotgun sequence genome, the region GTGGCAGTGGAATTAAGCATCATGGCAGGGCTCCAATTCACTTGATTCCCCTTCTCCACCTGCCCCAGCTTCTTAGTACAGATCTGTCCCCAAGTCTGTGCTCCTCAGTCCCATACCCACCAGTCAGGAAATGCCACATGCCATGATTTCTCTATAGCAAGGACCAAAATGTCTGCTGTGTCACCTGCCTCATTCTCATGCCTGGCGCTGGgctaccctgggcagaggcagagttCAAGGCCTTTTGCACATTCCTACTTCAGTCCAGATgcatcctccagcagctgagacCCTGTGGCCACTGTCCTGCCCCTCCTTGGGTACAAATATCTCATCATTCAGTTTAGTCTAAGACCTCTCATGTTCCCTCTGCCATTTGCCACCATATCCCTGGGTCACTTCATCCATGTCTTCCCTTTttgatacctcaccagcagctgTGACTCAGgtgccacagagctgggagggaaCCAGAAACTTGTTCTCACAAATCATCCCCAATTTAGCAGAGCAGCAACAGTCAGAAGCTGCAATAGAGCCAGTGTCCAAGTAGCTCCCACAGAGGCAGAAAAGTGACCTCCCACTTCCATCTGCCTTGAGGAACATGTTATCTatcatcctcacagccaaaaggaggagaaaggcttGCACAGAAAGCTGAGCTGAGACAGGTCCTTTGCCAGCCATGTGGGGACTGGATCTACATCACCCGGTGCAGTTTCCTCCCCATGGAGCAGTTTGAGTCACTCTGGGGGATGCTGCCAACTCTTAATAGCAAGAGCATAGCTTCCTCGTTGTTTGTCCAgcaggaggggacacagcttgccaggctggctgctccagctgcccactgctcttccttgccccagtgccacagccagcatgTCCATGCATGCAGCCTGCTctacagccagagcagcagggcaaagGGAGGCCCACAGAGCTGTTGCTCCACAAACTCTGGCCAGCACACCCTAGGGACCACATAGGGTGCACCCTTGGGGAGCAAGAGAAGGATGCTATAGCCTGAGAAGAGACAtctctggggcaggaggggttgaACCTACTGCAGCCCACATCCCCATGGCATTGTGCAGCAGCTTTCAGTATGGGAAAAAGCCAAGGTGCACGAGGATTTTCACCCTCAGTACCAACCCTCTCCTTGCATCCTCCCTACCTCCCCTTTGCTATGGGGTGAGCAGGAGGCTCCCAGGAAAGGTAGGGTTAGTGCTCCCCCCGACTCTGCTTGCCTCAGCAGCTGTACAAGGTCCTCTGGGGGAGGGAAAACCAGACCTCTCTTGCTTCAGTACAGCTCTGGCTGAGTCAACGATGCATATTTAAATGCACAGGAGCATCTATGCTCGTCCCTCATTCCTTGACATTTCCAGAGACTCCAAGATGTCTTCAATTACCAGTCTGCAGTTAGCTCTTCCTAAATCCCCCAGTGAGGCTCAGCACTCTTTAATCAATGAAACacaagggaggagaggaaggacatAGCATCACTGCAACTGGAAGCATTTTAAAAGGGCTTGAGGCTGGAAGGACCCCGAGAGTCTCTGAGGGAATCCATAGGTTGGGAAACCTCCACCAGTGCTGGCAGGTTGCTCAGCTCTGGAAATGAGATTCTTCCATGCCCCACAActgtgggagggaagggggtcACTGCACAAACAcacctggctcaggctggagacagCCAGCACCAACGGCTTGGGTATTACCCTGTGATGCCACAGACCCTTCTTGCTGCTTCATCTCATGCTCCCTCAGTTTCCCTCTTTACAAAGTGCCAGTGGGGGAGAATCAGGAGCTCTAAGGGTCTAATTCAACCCCTGTTCAAGCCATAGCATGTCAGAACTCTGACCTTTCACCGTCACAAGACATGGTTATGGCTAAATTTGGGGTGGGTTGTGTGTATGTTTTAGCCCAGACAGCTCACCACAAGGTCATATGAATGTCAATCTAAAAGCAAGGGCAAAAGCACCCATTAGgaacagggaggagggaagcgGCACAGGTCTCAGTGGGTTTATGCAGCCACAGAAAAGCCTtgcacagcaccctgccaggtCAGCCCCCGTCACAGGGACATCTGTGCTGTCTTCCTGGCGGCACAGCTTTGCCTGAATGAGCCAGATTGGGCCTAAttagcagctctgctgatgcACACAAAGGTAGATTGAATCCAGCTTACCCTCCAtgacctgcagagccagcacagctctccctggCTGAGGGGAGTCCAAGCACCAGGCTTGAAGGTGCTGGGATGCACTGGATGCAAGCTCCAATCCAAGAGCACATGTTGTGGATCCTGCTAAAGAAGTCCTGGCAAATTCAGCACCCTGAAGCATAGCAACCAGCTATGAGAAAGGCAaagcctttccctcctccacccctctccctggaggtttgcAGAAGTACAAGGCTGGTAACTGGGCTAGCaacacagctcccacagcctgctgctgccagggaacACAGCCCagtcctgcagagcagagacagggagaaaagaggtgagaggggggaaaaaaataatttaaaagaggTTGCATGGGCTCTGTTCCTGGTTAAGTTCAGTGCAGCAGACAAACATCAGGTATTTCCATCTGGAATGGAGGCCAGAAGAGCTCACAGGGAGCCAAGGGACATTTGGGTGTACCAGGACTAGCCTTGGGTACAATAAACAGGGATGAAATTCTGACCCCAAACTCACACCAGGGAGTAAAATCCCCTCTGAGCACCAGTACCCTCCAAATCCCtcttggggaggagaggggacaTGAATGGGAGCTTAGGGTGCCCCCACAATCCCCTTTGCACCACATAGCCCAGCAAGTCCAGGTAGCCACCACCAGGCCCGTCCAGGCCGCCTCTTTATTctccagcaaagcaaagcaagaggaGAGGGGACCCCACCCCCGCCATAGCAGGCCCTCTCCCTCTGGCCTCTCTAtgcctcctctggcacagatCTCTGTCCCCGCAGCAAGACAAGGTGGGTGGGAGGGCATCATCCCACCAAGACCCTGTTTGTAGGGGCGTacctgggaggggtggggggaaggtgtgTTACTGGGGCGGAAGGCGGGGGGGTGGGCGCTCCACTCCCCGACGGCTCGAACAAAGGGACAAGCGGGCGTCTCCCGCGGGGTGAGGGGCAACGTCGTCCGTGCCCGGGGGAGCCCGCGTTCCCCAGcggaggggggtgagggaaggCAGCGCCCACATCACcgcccgcccccctccccccccccccccccccccccccccccgcctttgtTTGCGGAGCCGCGGCGGCTCCAGCACCACGGAGAGCTCCGGGGCCGACTCCGGCGGCGAGGGGCCCGGCTGTACCCGCGGCGGGGGGACCCTTCGCATGCACCCGGGAAACCCCCCCCTACTCTCTGCCCCGGACCCCCAGCTCCATTTTTTTCTCTAgagaaatgcatccaggagcCTCCgttcctcagcagcctccctccctccctcaccATGGCGCAGGCGGgaggggcacacacacacaccctcaaCACCCCCCCCAGTCTTCTTTGCTGTCTCGGTGTCTCGGAGCGCAGCCCGCAGCTGGGGTCGGAAGGGAGAGGCGCGGAGAGGCCGGATCCGGAGCAGGGAGGGTCCAGGCAGCGTCTCCGTAGAGCTGGCGGCcggagagggggggaaggcgAGGACGATGCGGGAGGGGGGAGAACCGGCAGTCCTTCGCCTCCTCCGCCCCTCGGTGCGCAGCCCTTTCCGCCCCGGCTCCGGAGGCCCAATACCTCCCTAACGGTCCAGGCTGATCGTCCAGTGCTTGGACCCGTCTCCGCCCTCGCCCTCGCTCTTGAGGTCCTGGAAGAGTTGCGTGAAGTAGTGCGGGTCCGCGTTGATTCGCAGCATCTTGGCGCTGAGGCGCTGGATGATGCCCAGGCAGCGCTCCCAGAAGCGGCCCTTGTCGCCCTCCACCAGGAAGGGCTTGAGCGGGTAGGAGATCTCGTTCCCCATGTAGGAGTAGGCGAGATAGAGACAGGTGAGGAAGGCGGCCTGCAGCTCGGCCTGGCTTCCGATGTCTTCTCCCCGCAGCGCTTCCCGGCACAGCAGGTAGACGAACACCAGGTTGGCCGGGGTGATGAAGCCCTggtcctgccagccctgcagcagcagagagcggTCCACGCTGCGGAACCAGGAGATGAGCTCGCCGgggctcagctccttcagccggTAGCAGCGGCGGCACACGAAGTCCCCCAAGCAGCGCAGTAGCTCGCCGGTGGACGCCTGAACCACCACCCGCCGCGGGGACCCCGGGCCGCGGCTGCCGGccggcggcggtggcggcggtgGAGGCTTGCCCCCGCCAGAGCCGGGGTGCAGCTCCTGCGGTGCCGAGGGCACGGTGGGTACCGGCACGGCCAGCGGGCCCTGCTTGCCACCGTCGGCCGGCCCCACCACCGATTTGCGCAAGTTCTCGCGGTTGCGCTGCACCACCAGCGCGTCGGGCTGGCCCGGGCCCCCTCCCGGGGCCCCGCTGCCGGGTTTCGGCGTCACCTTCTTggtattcttcttcttcttggcCGAGGCGGCCACCAGACGCTTCCAGGTGAGTGCAGAGATGAGCACGCCGGGGCGCTTCAGCCGGCTCTCGCCCTTGCCCGGCACCCTTCCCGGCACCTTGTCGGCCAGCAATCCCCCACCGCCGCCCTTGCCCGAGGAGGCGgcgggggagagggagagcacCGTGCCCATGCTAACGCCGAACGGGACGGGCGTGCGGAGGCCggggcaccggcaccggcaccgccCATAGGAGGAGGCCGGTGGCTGCGGGGGAAGCGGCCCACACCGGGGCCGCGGTACCCGAGGATGCTCAGCGGCGCCCGCTCTGGGCTGCGCGCCCGCCGCTGCAGCCAGCCGCGGCCCCGCTGCTCCCCGCCTACCCGCCGCCAGCCAATCGCCGCTGTACGGGCACCCGGTGCGGTCCGCCCCCTTGCCGGTGAGGGCGTAAGAGGTGGGGGGAGCCCGGCgcggctctgctgggcagccgCCGCCCCGGCATGACCTTCACCGACGGGGAGCTCTGCCGGTGCTCCCGGCGGGGCGAGGGGCTTAGGGTCTTTGATGATGTCCCAGCACTTAAGCCCTTTTTGTTAGGGACAATGCGGGGCGGCAGGGCCCAGCGGAGGGACCCCCGGAGGACAGGGGATACAGGATGGGTCTAGGGGGATCTTCTGAACTTGACTCATGACCCGGGTCCTGCTCTGTATTTGTATATATAAGGTGAGGGATGAACCTTCCCAGACCAGCAGAACACCCCCCCCATATGGTTATAGggggacagagaaggaaatagaaGCCCTGGGTAATGAGAGAGTGGAGGATGAAAAGGGATGGAGAACAAGAAGCAGGTGAACTGTGctaggggagctgcaggagaaggcatgGCACTGAGGAAAGGTGGGGTGTGGCTTGGGAGCTGGCATGAAGAGTAGACTTGCTGGGGGAGCCTTAGCTCTGCGAGaaccagcctggccctggacaAACCTGTGTGGAAAGCTATGCTGCAGCCAGCCCGGGCTCCCCTCTGTGTGAACAAGGCATTGGGTCCTGCACTCACCCTGGCTCTTCCCACTCAGCCCTGGAGGCAGGATCTACCACCACACTGCCAAAATCTACCAGCACCAGGCCAAAATCatgagaagggggaagggacctTGTCAGGGTCTGTAAGGCGGACCCTGTGGGGGAGGAGAGAAGCAATGCTGCACTTTTGCATCATTGCACAATGGTATGCGATAAACCAGCCATGTGCACGCAggctgcttctccctctcttcatcTGAGCATTCCATGGATGAAGCCTGTACCCTTTgcttgctgcctccctgcttcaTGCAGGAAGATCCCCCTTGTCCTTTTCATAAGATGGAGGATGGATTCTGCAGCACTGATTGCTAAGGCAGGTGCCAGGCAtgcatcaggaaaaaaacaccccagttGGCAGGACTGCTCCTGCGTGTAAAGCACCATGAAAGGCATCTGGTAAAGGTTTGAGGGAGAATGTCTCAGTGATTCATTTGGGTACAGCATTTTATGTGTGAAATGAACACGTCTGTGCCAGGATGTAGGTGCTGCCGGATGGATCTGGGCTAACAGGCAGTAATGAATTACCAACCAGGAGGAGCTAAGCCAGCCTCTCCActtcctcctgcactgctgatgctggaggtgtttgcaatgaaagcaagcagaagctTAGAGCTGTGTTTCAGACTTCCATTTGGGCCTCCTGATGCCTGGGGTTAAGATTCCAcacctgggggcagggcagaggctgtgccctctgtgGTATGGCAGGGAACAGGGACAAAGTCCCATTCCCACATATCTTGCACTGTCGCTAGCCatgtcctgctgcttccttgcaggaggctgcagtgaggtctGCAACACACATGCATGTATGCAAGCAGACTCCCAAACGCAGAGGTTTGCTTTGAGAGTGGCCAGAATGAAAGTAGGTCTGGGCCAGCATCACCTACCTACCCAAGGCCAGCTTAGGCTGGGC harbors:
- the CDK5R2 gene encoding cyclin-dependent kinase 5 activator 2, translating into MGTVLSLSPAASSGKGGGGGLLADKVPGRVPGKGESRLKRPGVLISALTWKRLVAASAKKKKNTKKVTPKPGSGAPGGGPGQPDALVVQRNRENLRKSVVGPADGGKQGPLAVPVPTVPSAPQELHPGSGGGKPPPPPPPPAGSRGPGSPRRVVVQASTGELLRCLGDFVCRRCYRLKELSPGELISWFRSVDRSLLLQGWQDQGFITPANLVFVYLLCREALRGEDIGSQAELQAAFLTCLYLAYSYMGNEISYPLKPFLVEGDKGRFWERCLGIIQRLSAKMLRINADPHYFTQLFQDLKSEGEGGDGSKHWTISLDR